In the Haloferula helveola genome, one interval contains:
- a CDS encoding Ig-like domain-containing protein — MTTTPSGASRGFLGSVAAVIALPILGFVPTVSPGATMSASSTAPVVDDEDIANYGAVSGTDKWFTGTSADSAAKGQTFTTGGAALRLKSISYQVSDTQKAEPTKTYAIRVGKVAGTTFDVVHSETATQSFTWNSDEFMTWTFDTPVLLEPFTTYGIDVGMLTSTSAWQTGIPYLKVTGDDFSGGSRYTSGVSGTGDTSVGIAISADRIFHLDIEPPLGPVFELVSASPADDATDALASREIVLTFSQDVSPGSGNIRIRDLTTPGSPVETAIPASDPSLTYDQNVVRIDPSGLLDWDKDYAIQIDAGTILGDGGAPIDAITDDVTLNFSTLPGDPLLDAIAAIKDHVTGAATLTGPEIAAQKTIIDDLRQRCGESTATIGAVFDLISTYDATFGPLFVSGSFVTDFSRNNTNPADKKSVSSENVHWVVYSVMQHAMDVIYTAPVLAAHEAELDGYSFGSHADFPGPCAPPANPANTHNIQIDGSFPITFGRNTQAWTNPARKPTGTYLAPGTIASVTVPPELVNAGYKVRVGAHSWDLSGRAPVQRLERESRLYPIDATTIKVANPFGGGIYVEVPIGADAGVVTVTVTGGVRSPYFSAKSFHSTTPAEWDVERTHVAPWADFQSDKFMIQVPTKWIYNMTGTQAVQLMADWDAAMDAINDLMGFPRDRGKETMYCQPDVILRSSVHAPGYPAVNVTTNPNSEVSPLGYAGSYLVRGPGANPTASHVEFHEQGHAYGFPKFGGESESNVNLLQAAMLNRAFGYDIDTSHRGSLGFGNTYRTLDNTAVAWMLSFAFSPREVPMNSGEKSYQLKGHAKFMDIARLFGWEGLDDYWRSFMEDDANGIPYGTSDDDKMLRLSHHVGYDIRPLFHFWGIHPANPEALAAAIAADPAIQPSVAIRNLLLDYKALVPADNAAFQTWAFNWWGKIPSPSAYWTETEHARQWDQSDYYTAWGRTQQRVGVTINEEYIPACADEVRDRVQELVDLYYPSAITPNPMTFKIAPGAVDGATVGMVATTATADVGPIEYYFENTTNGNFRDWSTSPNWDNTGLTTGTPYDYRVKARDGLGNETDWSTVETGTPGSDVTAPAPDPMSFASAPSTVDESSITMTASTALDVNGVEYYFECTLGGGNDSGWQASPTFTDVGLSPDTEYGYRVQARDGVGNLTGWSDPATANTADIPDTTAPEVLTFSPANGSTTFDPATDLVAVFDEDVVASTGLITIKNLTDATEVLVDISDPSVSIVGDTLTIDPAADLIIGKTYAVWIDAGSVVDASSNPFVGIADDSTWSFSVATADPIADAGGPYELSVGETLSLDGGASIPSNGQTITAYDWDLNNDGTFGDVTGAAPAAIDYATLTGTYGMFEGLNTIQLRVTDSSAKTSAVSTTVALVQTATYTGPNSTGGQNTWNTAGNWDIAVVPAGFVRAVVPSGAYVVAWDDATPAYTGNLTMESNSTIQIGWTTNRPNSYNAVGTPGQTTITMGDGALVKGRTQTDVTVPEIELLGDATFSAGESTQTPANFTFANPITGAHRFTLRSNTSTGNHSFDAANTFSELVVDTIQGRGGNAGTVTGSVAGAFGSGVVTLSPAEPAGRCHLLEFDVTGVMAATGTLNIFGNGPNGTSNASLRMDADNTVQFLNKEGFAYPAGTYGRVGSPGAPDNEVSWIEGDAVLTVTGAPADVVVNPPAITDPISGITTNLYVGGTVLYTLTFDEVVNSAVTVADFENATGGGATFTIDSVTQTGVNEFEVVATVTGTGDFTLGAAASASFDDLFGNTLNGPFADDTTFTVLAGSPPNITMTANAGGSDSWNTGANWDSGFPPFGTYPATIATGIAAQVQNGSTFPYSGGLTMESGSSLRINSVSGSENALGTGTIGMEDATIQDETGYTTTYPALDLTGANEVRSQSNTTHGRTRLFSGPITGGGSLSFLVDNRAILRFAQSNSFTGGLVFNAEDRHLVEFEAAGSAGAGDVTVNPRSNADNRGAILKLEASDVFADSATLTLDSQGNANSGWPSGTYNGILLEMGNNTDTIQQLVVATVAQPAGTYGRTGLGGVDFEVPWILGDGVLTVTGVGGGAPEIAVEQPALTEIASGGSQDFGTVTLGGNAPLTFTIRNSGSAALDLTGAPLVDVTGTDAADFTVTAVPVTPVASAGGTTTFTIQFAPATAGAKSAALSIANNDGDENPYVINLTGTGQTPYAAWSGGALFEDDANGDGVDNGLAFALGASDVNANALGLLPAVATEPGFLTLTFERLDGIAPVVLSVDYGGDLALSNSDVIPLTSQTLGSGVEVVVVDGSPTDTVTVKIPDSFASGNGTLFGRLSATDAP, encoded by the coding sequence ATGACCACCACTCCATCCGGAGCCTCACGCGGGTTCCTCGGAAGCGTTGCCGCTGTGATCGCGCTGCCGATTCTCGGCTTTGTCCCGACCGTTAGCCCCGGCGCGACCATGTCGGCCAGTTCCACCGCACCGGTCGTCGATGACGAGGATATCGCCAACTACGGTGCCGTCTCGGGGACGGACAAGTGGTTCACCGGCACCAGTGCCGACAGCGCGGCCAAGGGCCAGACCTTCACCACCGGCGGTGCGGCCCTGCGTCTGAAATCGATTTCCTATCAGGTCAGCGACACCCAGAAAGCGGAGCCGACCAAAACCTATGCCATCCGGGTCGGGAAGGTGGCCGGCACCACGTTCGATGTGGTCCATTCAGAGACGGCGACGCAAAGCTTCACTTGGAACTCGGACGAGTTCATGACGTGGACCTTCGACACGCCGGTCCTTCTGGAACCCTTCACGACCTACGGGATCGATGTGGGAATGCTGACCAGCACCTCGGCATGGCAGACCGGCATCCCGTATCTGAAGGTGACGGGTGACGACTTCTCCGGTGGATCGAGGTACACGTCCGGCGTTTCGGGAACGGGTGACACCAGCGTGGGCATCGCCATCAGCGCCGACCGAATCTTCCACCTCGATATCGAGCCGCCGCTCGGACCGGTTTTCGAGTTGGTCTCCGCCAGTCCTGCGGACGACGCCACCGACGCGTTGGCCAGCCGGGAGATCGTGCTCACTTTCAGCCAGGATGTTTCGCCGGGCTCCGGCAACATTCGCATCCGTGACCTGACCACCCCCGGCAGTCCGGTTGAAACTGCCATTCCTGCCAGCGACCCGAGCCTCACTTACGACCAGAACGTGGTCCGCATCGATCCCTCCGGCCTGTTGGATTGGGACAAGGACTACGCGATCCAGATCGATGCAGGCACGATCCTGGGTGACGGTGGAGCGCCGATCGACGCGATCACCGACGACGTCACCTTGAATTTCTCCACGCTGCCCGGCGATCCGCTGTTGGACGCCATCGCCGCGATCAAGGACCACGTTACCGGTGCGGCCACCCTGACCGGACCGGAGATCGCGGCCCAGAAGACGATCATCGACGACCTGCGGCAGCGGTGTGGGGAAAGCACCGCCACCATCGGCGCGGTCTTCGATCTCATCTCGACCTACGACGCGACTTTCGGGCCATTGTTCGTTTCCGGCAGCTTCGTCACGGACTTCAGCCGCAACAATACGAACCCGGCCGACAAGAAGTCGGTCAGCAGCGAGAACGTCCATTGGGTCGTCTACTCGGTCATGCAGCACGCCATGGACGTGATCTACACCGCGCCGGTGCTTGCCGCCCACGAGGCCGAGCTCGATGGCTACAGTTTCGGCAGTCACGCCGACTTCCCCGGTCCCTGTGCGCCGCCCGCCAATCCGGCGAATACCCACAACATTCAGATCGACGGCAGTTTCCCGATCACCTTCGGCCGCAACACCCAAGCGTGGACCAACCCCGCGCGCAAACCTACCGGCACGTATCTCGCTCCCGGCACCATCGCCTCCGTCACCGTGCCCCCGGAATTGGTCAACGCCGGCTACAAGGTGCGTGTCGGCGCCCATTCATGGGATCTCTCCGGTCGGGCCCCGGTGCAACGCCTCGAACGCGAGTCGCGCCTCTATCCGATCGATGCCACCACCATCAAGGTGGCCAATCCCTTCGGTGGCGGCATCTACGTCGAGGTGCCGATCGGAGCCGACGCCGGGGTGGTGACGGTGACCGTCACCGGCGGCGTTCGCTCGCCTTACTTCTCGGCGAAGAGCTTCCACTCGACCACTCCTGCGGAGTGGGATGTCGAACGTACGCACGTCGCGCCTTGGGCCGACTTCCAGTCCGACAAGTTCATGATCCAGGTGCCCACGAAGTGGATCTACAACATGACGGGGACGCAGGCCGTGCAGTTGATGGCCGACTGGGATGCGGCGATGGATGCGATCAACGATCTGATGGGCTTTCCGCGCGATCGGGGGAAGGAGACGATGTACTGCCAGCCCGACGTCATCCTGCGCTCATCGGTCCATGCGCCCGGCTATCCGGCGGTCAACGTGACCACGAACCCCAACTCCGAAGTCAGTCCGCTCGGTTATGCGGGCAGCTACCTCGTTCGTGGCCCCGGTGCCAACCCCACAGCCTCACATGTTGAGTTTCACGAGCAGGGGCATGCCTACGGGTTTCCGAAATTCGGCGGCGAAAGTGAATCGAATGTGAACCTGCTCCAGGCGGCGATGCTGAATCGGGCATTCGGCTACGACATCGATACCTCCCATCGGGGATCGCTCGGCTTCGGCAACACCTACCGCACCTTGGACAACACCGCCGTGGCGTGGATGCTCAGCTTCGCGTTCTCTCCCCGTGAAGTGCCCATGAATTCCGGTGAGAAGTCCTACCAACTCAAGGGGCATGCCAAGTTCATGGACATCGCGCGCCTCTTCGGTTGGGAAGGGCTCGATGACTACTGGCGCTCGTTCATGGAGGATGATGCCAATGGCATTCCCTACGGCACGTCCGACGACGACAAGATGCTGCGCCTCTCGCATCATGTCGGCTACGACATTCGCCCGCTCTTCCACTTCTGGGGCATTCACCCCGCGAATCCCGAGGCGCTTGCCGCAGCGATCGCGGCGGATCCCGCCATCCAACCATCGGTTGCCATTCGAAACCTTCTTCTCGATTACAAGGCGCTGGTTCCCGCCGACAACGCGGCCTTCCAGACATGGGCCTTCAACTGGTGGGGGAAGATCCCCAGCCCGAGCGCCTACTGGACGGAAACCGAGCATGCGCGGCAATGGGACCAGAGCGACTACTACACGGCATGGGGAAGAACCCAGCAGCGCGTTGGCGTGACCATCAACGAGGAATATATCCCGGCCTGTGCCGACGAGGTGCGCGACCGCGTTCAGGAACTGGTCGATCTGTACTACCCCAGCGCGATCACGCCCAACCCGATGACCTTCAAGATCGCGCCAGGTGCGGTGGATGGTGCGACCGTCGGAATGGTCGCCACCACCGCGACCGCGGACGTCGGACCGATCGAGTACTACTTCGAGAATACGACCAACGGAAACTTCCGCGACTGGAGCACCTCGCCGAACTGGGACAACACGGGCCTGACCACGGGCACGCCGTATGATTACCGGGTCAAGGCCCGCGACGGACTGGGCAACGAGACCGACTGGTCGACGGTTGAAACGGGAACCCCGGGAAGTGACGTGACCGCGCCCGCACCGGATCCGATGAGTTTCGCTTCGGCACCGTCAACGGTGGATGAGAGCTCGATCACGATGACCGCGTCGACCGCGCTCGATGTGAACGGGGTGGAGTACTACTTCGAGTGCACATTGGGCGGCGGTAACGACAGCGGTTGGCAGGCGAGTCCGACTTTCACCGACGTTGGCCTGTCGCCGGACACCGAATACGGCTATCGGGTCCAGGCTCGGGACGGGGTAGGCAACCTGACGGGGTGGTCCGATCCCGCGACCGCCAATACCGCCGATATTCCGGACACGACCGCCCCTGAGGTGCTTACCTTCAGTCCCGCCAATGGCAGCACGACATTCGACCCGGCGACCGATCTGGTCGCGGTGTTCGATGAGGATGTCGTGGCATCGACCGGTTTGATCACCATCAAGAACCTGACCGACGCGACCGAGGTGCTGGTGGATATCAGCGATCCCTCGGTCTCGATTGTTGGTGACACCCTGACCATCGATCCGGCGGCGGACCTGATCATCGGCAAGACCTATGCGGTTTGGATCGATGCGGGCTCGGTCGTGGATGCTTCGAGTAATCCGTTCGTCGGGATCGCGGACGACTCCACGTGGAGTTTTTCTGTCGCGACGGCAGATCCGATCGCGGATGCTGGCGGACCTTACGAGCTATCCGTGGGGGAGACGTTGTCACTCGATGGCGGCGCATCCATTCCTTCCAACGGCCAAACGATCACCGCCTACGATTGGGATCTCAACAATGACGGCACCTTTGGTGACGTCACGGGAGCGGCTCCGGCGGCGATCGACTATGCCACTCTTACCGGCACCTACGGCATGTTCGAGGGGCTCAATACGATTCAGCTGAGGGTGACCGACTCGTCCGCGAAGACCTCGGCGGTTTCCACGACCGTTGCCCTCGTTCAGACCGCGACCTACACGGGCCCGAACAGCACGGGTGGCCAGAACACCTGGAACACGGCCGGCAACTGGGACATCGCTGTGGTGCCCGCCGGCTTTGTACGCGCTGTCGTGCCGTCCGGAGCCTATGTGGTGGCGTGGGACGACGCGACACCGGCATATACGGGTAACCTGACGATGGAGTCGAACTCGACGATCCAGATCGGTTGGACGACGAACCGGCCGAACTCGTACAACGCGGTGGGAACTCCGGGCCAGACGACGATCACGATGGGCGACGGTGCGCTGGTCAAGGGTCGGACCCAGACCGACGTCACGGTTCCAGAGATCGAACTGCTGGGCGACGCGACGTTCAGCGCGGGCGAGTCGACCCAGACGCCTGCAAACTTCACCTTCGCCAACCCGATCACCGGCGCGCACCGGTTCACGCTGCGCAGCAACACCTCGACGGGCAACCACAGCTTCGACGCGGCGAACACGTTCAGCGAGTTGGTGGTCGACACGATCCAGGGCCGGGGCGGCAATGCCGGCACGGTGACGGGTTCGGTGGCCGGCGCATTCGGTTCTGGAGTGGTGACCTTGAGTCCGGCGGAGCCAGCAGGGCGTTGCCACCTGCTGGAGTTCGACGTGACCGGTGTGATGGCCGCGACCGGAACTCTCAATATCTTCGGTAATGGCCCGAACGGGACGAGCAACGCGAGCCTGCGGATGGACGCGGACAACACGGTGCAGTTCCTCAACAAGGAGGGCTTCGCCTATCCTGCCGGGACGTACGGCCGTGTGGGATCGCCCGGCGCGCCGGACAACGAGGTGTCGTGGATCGAGGGGGACGCGGTCCTGACGGTGACGGGCGCCCCGGCGGACGTGGTGGTCAATCCGCCGGCGATCACCGATCCGATCTCCGGGATCACGACGAACCTGTATGTGGGCGGCACGGTGCTCTACACGCTGACCTTCGACGAGGTGGTGAACTCGGCGGTGACGGTGGCGGACTTCGAGAACGCGACGGGCGGCGGCGCTACTTTCACCATCGACAGCGTGACGCAGACCGGCGTCAACGAGTTCGAGGTGGTGGCGACGGTGACCGGGACGGGCGACTTCACGCTCGGGGCGGCGGCGAGCGCGAGCTTCGACGACCTTTTCGGCAACACGCTCAACGGTCCGTTCGCCGACGACACGACCTTCACGGTGCTGGCGGGCTCTCCGCCGAACATCACGATGACGGCCAACGCGGGCGGCTCTGACAGCTGGAACACGGGAGCGAACTGGGACTCTGGATTTCCTCCCTTCGGCACGTATCCGGCGACCATCGCCACGGGGATCGCGGCGCAGGTGCAGAACGGATCGACCTTCCCGTATTCCGGAGGGCTGACGATGGAGTCGGGCTCTTCGCTTCGGATCAACAGCGTGTCGGGTTCGGAGAACGCGCTGGGCACGGGGACGATCGGAATGGAGGACGCGACGATCCAGGACGAGACGGGCTACACGACGACCTACCCAGCGCTGGACCTGACGGGCGCCAACGAGGTCCGCTCGCAGAGCAACACGACGCACGGGCGTACCCGGCTGTTCTCGGGTCCGATCACCGGCGGCGGCTCGCTGTCGTTCCTTGTGGACAACCGCGCGATCCTGCGTTTCGCCCAGTCCAACAGCTTCACGGGCGGCTTGGTGTTCAACGCCGAGGACCGCCATCTGGTGGAATTCGAGGCCGCGGGATCGGCGGGAGCCGGAGACGTGACGGTGAACCCGCGCAGCAATGCGGACAACCGGGGAGCGATCCTGAAGCTCGAGGCGAGCGACGTGTTCGCCGACAGCGCGACGCTGACGCTCGACAGCCAGGGCAACGCGAACAGCGGATGGCCGAGCGGGACCTACAACGGGATCCTACTGGAGATGGGCAACAACACCGACACGATCCAGCAACTGGTGGTGGCGACGGTGGCGCAGCCCGCGGGCACCTACGGCCGGACGGGTCTGGGCGGAGTGGACTTCGAAGTGCCGTGGATCCTCGGCGACGGCGTGCTGACGGTGACCGGAGTGGGAGGCGGCGCGCCTGAAATCGCCGTCGAGCAACCGGCGCTGACCGAGATCGCCAGCGGCGGCTCACAGGACTTCGGCACGGTGACGCTGGGAGGCAACGCCCCGCTGACCTTCACGATCCGCAACAGCGGTTCGGCCGCACTGGACCTGACGGGAGCACCCCTGGTGGATGTGACCGGAACGGACGCGGCGGACTTCACGGTGACGGCGGTGCCGGTCACGCCGGTGGCGTCGGCAGGCGGCACGACGACGTTCACGATCCAGTTCGCGCCAGCGACGGCCGGAGCGAAGAGCGCGGCGCTGTCGATCGCCAACAACGACGGCGACGAGAATCCGTATGTGATCAACCTGACGGGCACCGGGCAGACGCCGTATGCGGCGTGGTCGGGAGGCGCGTTGTTCGAAGATGATGCCAACGGCGACGGGGTCGACAACGGCTTGGCCTTCGCACTCGGAGCGTCGGACGTGAATGCCAACGCGCTCGGATTGCTGCCGGCGGTGGCCACCGAGCCGGGTTTCCTGACCCTCACCTTCGAGCGTCTCGACGGCATTGCGCCTGTGGTGCTGAGCGTCGACTACGGAGGCGACCTTGCGCTGTCGAACAGCGACGTGATTCCGCTGACGAGCCAGACGCTCGGAAGCGGGGTGGAAGTGGTCGTGGTCGACGGCAGCCCGACGGACACGGTGACGGTGAAGATCCCCGACAGCTTCGCGTCTGGAAACGGCACCCTGTTCGGACGCCTCAGTGCGACTGATGCTCCCTAA